In Drosophila bipectinata strain 14024-0381.07 chromosome 2R, DbipHiC1v2, whole genome shotgun sequence, one genomic interval encodes:
- the RhoGEF2 gene encoding uncharacterized protein RhoGEF2 isoform X1, with translation MDDPSIKTRLIDLYEHEYDEVQELPEETSIQPQPPESSTTSTNGTAAATGGTGTSGGGPSGVSSPPAPAIAVDSVPELPAPKQKSVKNSKNKQKQKQVANKSKIPRSPSLASSLSSLASTLSGHRDRDKDRDRDRENHNSQSSVPPQTPPLPASYQQSNKQQGQMNGDTNTTTTTGGGVATPSTPTSLNNNNANSSNNNGSIMTGGVPLNQQSDGVQTPGERSSLNLGGGGHSQEPTTPVTTPGIVLPKNFQYLTLTVRKDGNGYGMKVSGDNPVFVESVKPGGAAEIAGLVAGDMILKVNGHEVRLEKHPTVVALIKASTTVELAVKRSQKMTRPTSVSVVTPSTPILSGRDRTASITGPQPVDSIKRREMETYKIQTLQKMLEQEKLNLERLKGDQNNPSYKLSEANIRKLREQLHQVGAEDAPTVKLQAAAGNKNTALLTPNQIQHLSTSASATHSNQQFHPLHHHHNHHNNNYPQQPTHQQPSSNSSPAFLSLLPRSLSSLSLGTRKNKIDKDFGGASSPFGLTTDFLHNQRMSHQAESMSQSLHQHTSSTPTSTQYHQQMQQQQHRFKDSGSSSKSKNKFAISRSLIEEDVPPPLPQRNPPRTLNLDLKNGNASPGGGLMAPVSDLDRATSPQLNRSQQQHHFPSSNENSPSNAKSKRSKTKTKALSDPKMSTQMFLQMESASSGGAAGGSIEVDGGPPPLPPRLPGMMTEEMSRGSCQNLNQPNSVATSFNYPLVSTTTAVQGDNMKNAFPLSQRPNIVQQLQQYQQQQQQQQHQMGGGQATSALGQTPKLGKNKHRRVGSSPDNMHPRHPDRMTKTTSGSWEIVEKDGEVTPPGTPPPPYLTSSHMTVPEDPNENCRGGGAAGIFIESHQFTPIAGASSPIPTSLHSCHIQAAQSNDTQKEIISMEDENSSDADEPFIDENGPFNNLTRLLQAENVTFLAIFLNYVISNSDPAPLLFYLITELYKEGTSKDMRKWAYEIHSTFLVPRAPLSWYRQDESLAREVDNVLQSEFDKVEILRTVFLRSRKRARDLISEQLREFQQKRTAGLGTIYGPTDDKLAEAKSDKLREQIIDKYLMPNLQLLIEEENTSPEDVRKVALCSALSTVIYRIFNSRAPPSNIVERVHHFVSRDKSFKSRLIGKNRKMNVRGHPLVLRQYYEVTHCNHCQTIIWGVSPQGYHCTDCKLNIHRQCAKVVDESCPGPLPQAKRPANNDKISKLMGKIRPRTSDVMGNEKRSRQEEDMDVDLTPDRGNSSIVRQPSDRRPDANISIRSNGNTSCNTSALNTTDLQSSFHGSCANDSINTVGGAMDLSTSVASTAPSSCGSVSAGLSGFGELTAQDSVDKDARRERYTQHAQHKSAPVSVNRSESYKERLSNKRNRNSRRKTSDPSLSSRPNEEQPDLGLANANYVASSNSSLSSAGGSESPSTSMEHFAAGGGAVGGVQAMPSGLNQNQHPHFLIQQHAQQHCQQDSFQGSLPGSAGSVAVNRFWGAGGHPMPRQWNMESDDEDDVNEADWSSMVAAEMLAALTDAEKKRQEIINEIYQTERNHVRTLKLLDRLFFLPLYESGLLSQDHLLLLFPPALLHLREIHGAFEQQLKGRRIEHNHVVNHLGDLLSEMFDGQSGDVLCEYAAQFCARQQIALEALKEKRNKDEQLQKLLKKSESHKACRRLELKDLLPTVLQRLTKYPLLFENLYKVTVRVLPENTIEAEAIQRAVESSKKILVEVNQAVKTAEDAHKLQNIQRKLDRSSYDKEEFKKLDLTQHRLIHDGTLTIKKNPGVQLHGLLFDNMIVLLTKQDDKYFLKNLHTPLSVNNKPVSPIMSIDAETLVRQEAADKNSFFLIKTKSSQMLELRAPSSSECKTWFKHISDAIAQHSKNRSKNAPNSHETSVSDTPLSTIPHSSTKDSLELTSDVPQPMAATATVTTTPLAPMLPIATVTPAPASNTSSISGVQLRNPQRDAGTNDSDADYVNTPKQRSSQNDVNRSMSIRSSGEPSHRANGSEPGDVTLRHSQSARESRESRPGSTGEERNSTYGMVGGHSKRDSASIICSNNSNNTRTLLMQSPLVDSTAIQVSCSSAHVAEPFLTPGEKLRRLDASIRNDLLEKQKIICDIFRLPVEHYDQIVDIAMMPEAPKDSADIALAAYDQIQTLTKMLNEYMHVTPEQEVSAVSTVVCNHCHEKDKLRKKPVVATLSSSSDTPPPLPPPNRQQAQPQAQPQIPPARPMPKLQPLDLVEVAIHEDDDGYCEIDELRLPAIPSKSQDSVPTTPLAPFKAEPKSPKEVAEEPAKLQRADAISREPSLEEKEKVAEEAHPPLEAESEQSKDEKETLGTETSDEAEGSSRKVDNKEALDESQKENNEEAPVEKEDKPEDDKTDVSEAVIAEASGTLVDSSTQTVPETTAETDKLFGGSGSTCGPNRIQHASALEPSVPCHALSSILTVLNEQISLLLPKINERDMERERLRKENQHLRELLSAQLGRQRVDEVKETPFDLSKLMHAEDVEIDDDIDDAISNSSLTPTPTPIPAEAGSSSAASSQVQTAEAMRVNSTEDKE, from the exons ATGGATGACCCATCAATAAAAACACG GTTAATAGATTTGTATGAACATGAATACGATGAAGTCCAGGAGCTGCCAGAAGAAACAAGTATTCAGCCTCAGCCCCCGGAGTCAAgcacaacatccacgaacGGCACTGCAGCAGCTACTGGAGGCACAGGAACATCTGGTGGAGGGCCATCTGGAGTTTCGTCGCCACCGGCGccagccatcgctgtggattCGGTACCCGAGCTGCCAGCGCCCAAGCAAAAGTCTGTAAAGAATTccaagaacaaacagaagcagaagcaggtGGCGAACAAGTCGAAAATTCCGAGATCCCCATCGCTGGCGAGCAGCTTAAGCAGTCTGGCCAGCACCCTGAGCGGTCATCGGGATCGCGACAAAGATCGGGACCGTGATCGGGAGAACCACAATAGCCAGAGTTCAGTTCCTCCACAGACGCCGCCGTTGCCAGCCAGCTACCAGCAGTCGAATAAGCAGCAGGGCCAGATGAATGGTGACACCAACACCACCACTACCACTGGTGGAGGTGTGGCGACACCATCCACGCCCACGTCCCTCAACAATAACAATGCCAacagtagcaacaacaacggcaGCATAATGACCGGAGGTGTGCCACTAAATCAGCAATCGGATGGCGTCCAAACGCCGGGAGAGCGGAGCAGTCTTAACCTGGGCGGCGGTGGCCATTCCCAGGAGCCCACCACTCCAGTGACGACACCGGGAATAGTATTACCAAAAAATTTTCAGTATTTAACCCTAACCGTGCGCAAGGATGGCAACGGATACGGCATGAAG GTTTCCGGCGACAACCCGGTGTTTGTGGAAAGCGTCAAGCCCGGAGGGGCGGCTGAGATTGCGGGCCTCGTTGCCGGCGATATGATACTGAAG GTTAATGGCCATGAAGTGCGACTGGAGAAGCATCCAACTGTTGTGGCTCTCATAAAAG CCTCTACTACAGTGGAGCTTGCCGTGAAGCGAAGCCAAAAAATGACGCGACCCACTTCGGTTAGTGTGGTGACGCCCTCGACCCCGATACTTTCTGGAAGGGATCGCACTGCTTCCATAACAGGACCCCAGCCAGTGGAT AGTATCAAGCGACGTGAGATGGAGACGTACAAAATCCAGACGCTGCAGAAAATGCTGGAGCAGGAGAAGCTGAATCTGGAGCGCTTGAAGGGTGACCAGAACAATCCCAGCTACAAGTTGTCGGAGGCGAACATTCGCAAGCTGCGCGAGCAACTGCATCAAGTGGGTGCCGAG GATGCACCGACTGTTAAGCTCCAGGCAGCCGCCGGCAACAAGAACACTGCATTACTAACGCCCAACCAAATCCAACACTTGTCCACGTCCGCGTCCGCCACTCACAGCAATCAGCAATTCCATCCTCTCCACCACCATCAcaaccaccacaacaacaactaccCGCAGCAGCCGACACATCAGCAGCCCAGCAGCAACTCCTCACCCGCATTCCTCTCCCTTCTGCCGCGTTCCCTTTCGTCCCTCTCCCTGGGCACTCGCAAGAACAAGATCGACAAGGATTTCGGCGGTGCATCGTCGCCCTTCGGCCTAACGACTGACTTCCTGCACAACCAGCGTATGAGCCACCAGGCCGAGTCCATGTCGCAGTCCCTGCACCAGCATACAAGCTCCACACCCACCTCCACGCAGTACCACCAGcagatgcagcagcagcagcatcggTTCAAGGACTCGGGATCCTCGTCGAAAAGCAAGAACAAGTTCGCCATCTCGAGGAGCCTCATTGAGGAGGATGTGCCACCGCCGCTGCCGCAACGCAACCCACCTAGGACACTGAACTTGGACCTGAAGAACGGCAATGCATCACCTGGAGGCGGGTTAATGGCTCCCGTTTCCGACCTGGACCGCGCCACCAGTCCCCAACTGAACCGatcacagcagcagcatcactTTCCCAGCAGCAACGAGAATAGTCCCAGCAACGCCAAGTCCAAACGTTCCAAAACCAAGACCAAGGCCCTGTCCGACCCAAAGATGTCCACGCAAATGTTCCTGCAAATGGAATCGGCCAGTTCGGGAGGAGCTGCCGGTGGATCTATCGAAGTGGACGGTGGTCCACCGCCACTGCCGCCTCGATTGCCGGGCATGATGACCGAGGAGATGAGTCGCGGCAGCTGCCAGAATCTCAACCAACCGAACTCCGTGGCCACGTCGTTTAACTATCCACTGGTGTCCACCACCACCGCGGTTCAGGGCGACAACATGAAGAACGCCTTTCCGCTCTCCCAGCGGCCCAATATTGtccagcagctgcagcaataccagcagcagcagcagcagcagcaacatcaaatGGGTGGTGGCCAGGCCACATCA GCTCTTGGACAGACGCCCAAGCTGGGGAAAAACAAACACCGTCGCGTCGGCTCTTCTCCAGACAATATGCATCCTCGGCATCCAG ATCGAATGACGAAAACCACCTCTGGCTCCTGGGAGATTGTCGAAAAGGATGGAGAAGTCACACCACCCGGCACTCCGCCGCCACCTTATCTCACCAGCTCGCACATGACAGTGCCCGAGGATCCCAACGAGAACTGTCGCGGCGGAGGGGCAGCTGGAATCTTCATCGAGTCCCATCAGTTCACACCGATAGCAGGCGCCTCGTCTCCCATCCCGACTTCTCTACATTCCTGCCACATTCAGGCGGCCCAGTCGAATGACACGCAGAAGGAGATCATCTCGATGGAGGATGAGAACTCGTCGGACGCGGATGAGCCGTTCATCGATGAAAACGGACCCTTCAATAATCTTACCCGTCTCCTGCAAGCAGAGAATGTCACCTTCCTCGCCATCTTCCTGAACTACGTGATCTCGAACTCGGATCCCGCGCCGCTGCTCTTCTACCTGATCACCGAGCTCTACAAGGAGGGCACCTCCAAGGATATGCGAAAGTGGGCCTACGAGATTCACTCCACGTTCCTGGTTCCTCGTGCTCCGTTGTCGTGGTACCGCCAGGACGAATCTCTGGCTCGCGAGGTGGACAATGTGTTGCAGTCCGAGTTCGATAAGGTGGAGATCCTGCGCACCGTCTTCCTGCGCAGCCGTAAGCGTGCCAGGGACTTGATTAGCGAGCAACTGCGCGAGTTCCAGCAAAAGCGCACCGCCGGTCTGGGCACTATTTACGGTCCCACGGACGACAAGCTGGCAGAGGCCAAATCGGATAAACTGAGGGAGCAGATTATCGACAAATATTTGATGCCCAACCTGCAGTTGCTTAT TGAAGAGGAAAACACTTCTCCCGAGGATGTCCGTAAAGTGGCCCTCTGCTCGGCCCTGTCCACGGTGATCTATCGCATCTTCAACAGCCGGGCGCCGCCGAGCAACATTGTCGAGCGGGTCCATCACTTTGTGAGCAGAGACAAGAGTTTCAAATCGCGCCTCATTGGAAAGAATCGCAAG ATGAACGTTCGTGGTCATCCATTGGTATTACGTCAATACTATGAAGTGACGCACTGCAATCATTGCCAGACGATAATCTGGGGTGTGAGTCCGCAAGGTTATCACTGTACAG ACTGTAAACTGAATATACACCGTCAATGCGCCAAAGTCGTTGACGAGAGTTGTCCCGGTCCTTTGCCGCAAGCCAAACGTCCTGCAAATAACGATAAAATCAGTAAATTAATGGGAAAAATTCGGCCGCGCACTAGCGACGTCATGGGAA ATGAGAAACGCAGTCGCCAAGAGGAGGATATGGATGTTGACCTGACGCCAG ATCGTGGCAACTCGTCGATTGTGCGCCAACCTTCCGATCGACGGCCAGATGCCAACATCTCTATACGTTCGAATGGAAACACTTCCTGCAACACCTCGGCACTGAACACTACTGACCTGCAGAGCTCTTTTCACGGCAGCTGCGCCAACGACAGTATCAACACCGTCGGTGGCGCCATGGACTTGTCCACCAGCGTGGCATCTACGGCACCGTCGAGCTGTGGCTCCGTTTCCGCCGGTCTGAGTGGCTTTGGCGAGCTGACGGCACAGGATTCGGTGGATAAGGATGCACGTAGAGAGCG TTACACGCAACATGCTCAGCACAAGAGCGCCCCGGTGTCGGTGAATCGCTCGGAATCGTACAAGGAGCGCTTGAGCAACAAGAGGAACCGCAACAGTCGTCGCAAGACCTCTGATCCAAGTCTGTCGTCGCGACCCAA TGAGGAGCAACCAGACTTGGGTCTCGCCAACGCAAACTATGTGGCCAGTTCAAATTCTAGTCTATCTTCAGCTGGCGGCAGCGAGAGTCCCAGCACCTCGATGGAGCACTTTGCCGCTGGTGGCGGAGCCGTGGGTGGAGTCCAGGCCATGCCGAGTGGCCTGAACCAGAACCAGCACCCCCACTTCTTGATTCAGCAGCACGCCCAGCAGCACTGCCAACAGGATTCCTTTCAGGGCAGCCTACCCGGATCGGCTGGCAGCGTTGCAGTCAACAGATTCTGGGGAGCTGGAGGACATCCCATGCCCAGGCAATGGAATATGGAGAGCGACGACGAGGACGATGTCAACGAGGCGGACTGGAGTTCCATGGTGGCCGCCGAGATGCTGGCAGCTCTAACAGATGCCGAAAAGAAGCGCCAAGAGATTATCAATG AAATCTACCAAACTGAACGAAACCATGTGCGCACCCTGAAGCTGCTTGATCGGCTCTTCTTTTTGCCGCTTTACGAGAGCGGGCTGCTCTCCCAGGATCACTTGCTGCTGTTGTTCCCGCCCGCCCTGCTGCACCTCCGCGAGATTCACGGCGCCTTCGAGCAGCAGTTGAAGGGGCGGCGCATCGAGCACAACCATGTGGTTAACCACCTGGGAGACCTGTTGTCCGAAATGTTTGATGGCCAATCGGGCGACGTACTCTGCGAATATGCAGCCCAGTTCTGTGCCCGGCAGCAAATCGCCTTGGAGGCGCTGAAGGAAAAGCGCAACAAGGACGAACAGCTGCAGAAACTGTTGAAGAAGTCCGAGTCCCACAAGGCCTGTCGCCGCCTGGAACTGAAGGACTTGCTGCCCACTGTGCTGCAGCGCCTCACCAAGTATCCCTTGTTGTTTGAAAATCTTTACAAGGTAACAGTGCGAGTGCTACCAGAGAACACCATCGAAGCAGAGGCCATCCAGAGAGCTGTGGAGTCCTCCAAGAAGATTCTTGTCGAGGTCAACCAGGCCGTAAAGACAGCAGAGGATGCTCACAA ACTGCAGAACATTCAGCGCAAGTTAGACAGATCCTCCTATGACAAGGAGGAGTTTAAAAAGTTGGACTTGACCCAGCATCGCCTCATCCACGATGGAACTCTGACGATTAAGAAGAATCCAGGCGTTCAGCTTCACGGTCTTCTGTTCGATAACATGATCGTTTTGCTAACCAAGCAG GATGATAAATACTTCTTGAAGAACTTGCACACTCCTCTGTCGGTGAACAACAAGCCCGTTAGCCCCATCATGAGCATTGATGCTGAGACCCTGGTGCGTCAGGAAGCGGCCGACAAGAACTCGTTCTTCCTCATCAAGACAAAGTCATCACAAATGCTGGAGTTGCGAGCTCCCAGCAGCTCGGAATGCAAAAC aTGGTTTAAGCATATATCGGATGCTATTGCCCAGCACTCGAAGAATCGTTCGAAGAACGCACCGAACAGCCATGAAACGAGCGTCAGCGATACACCGCTCTCCACCATTCCCCATTCCAGCACCAAAGATTCGCTGGAGCTTACCTCCGATGTGCCACAACCGATGGCAGCGACGGCCACGGTTACCACAACCCCTCTGGCTCCAATGCTACCAATAGCCACCGTAACCCCAGCACCAGCGAGCAACACCAGCTCCATATCCGGAGTGCAGCTGCGAAATCCGCAACGGGATGCGGGAACCAATGATTCTGATGCTGATTACGTGAACACACCCAAGCAGCGTTCGAGCCAGAATGATGTCAATCGCTCGATGTCGATCAGGAGCAGTGGCGAACCAAGCCACCGGGCCAATGGATCGGAGCCAGGCGATGTTACTCTGCGCCATTCACAGTCTGCCAGGGAGTCACGGGAATCTCGACCGGGGTCCACTGGCGAGGAACGCAACTCGACCTATGGAATGGTGGGTGGGCACTCGAAACGAGACAGTGCATCGATCATCTGCTCGAACAATTCGAACAACACGCGCACCTTGCTGATGCAGAGCCCCCTGGTGGACTCCACGGCCATCCAGGTCAGTTGCAGTTCGGCCCATGTCGCAGAACCGTTTTTGACACCCGGAGAGAAGCTTCGTCGGCTGGACGCCTCTATTCGAAATGATCTGCTGGAGAAGCAGAAGATCATTTGTGATATATTCCGTTTGCCCGTGGAGCACTACGACCAGATTGTGGATATTGCAATGATGCCAGAGGCGCCGAAAGACAGTGCAGACATTGCGCTAGCTGCTTACGATCAGATTCAGACCCTGACCAAGATGCTTAATGAATACATGCACGTTACCCCGGAGCAGGAGGTCTCCGCAGTGTCCACTGTGGTGTGCAACCACTGTCACGAGAAGGACAAGTTGCGCAAGAAGCCGGTGGTGGCCACGTTGTCCTCCTCTAGCGATAcaccgccgccgctgccgccacCCAATAGGCAGCAGGCACAACCGCAGGCCCAGCCGCAGATTCCGCCGGCTAGGCCGATGCCCAAGCTCCAGCCCTTGGACCTTGTCGAAGTTGCCATACACGAAGACGACGACGGCTACTGTGAAATTGACGAGTTACGCCTGCCGGCGATTCCGTCCAAGTCGCAGGACTCTGTGCCCACTACTCCACTAGCTCCCTTCAAAGCGGAGCCCAAATCTCCGAAAGAAGTTGCCGAGGAGCCAGCGAAACTCCAAAGAGCGGATGCTATTTCTCGGGAGCCGTCGCTGGAGGAGAAGGAAAAGGTTGCTGAGGAAGCACACCCGCCGCTAGAAGCAGAAAGTGAACAATCTAAAGATGAAAAGGAAACCCTGGGAACGGAAACATCCGATGAAGCTGAAGGTTCGTCGAGAAAGGTCGATAACAAAGAGGCGTTGGATGAATCACAAAAAGAGAACAACGAGGAAGCCCCAGTAGAGAAGGAAGACAAGCCCGAAGATGATAAAACCGACGTCAGCGAAGCAGTC ATCGCTGAAGCTTCTGGAACCCTAGTAGATAGCTCCACTCAGACAGTTCCAGAGACGACAGCCGAAACGGATAAGTTATTCGGAGGATCGGGCAGTACTTGTGGTCCGAATCGCATCCAGCATGCGAGTGCCCTCGAGCCGAGTGTGCCCTGTCATGCGCTCAGCAGCATTTTGACCGTACTGAACGAGCAGATTTCCCTGCTTTTG ccaaaaattaatgaacGCGATATGGAGAGGGAGCGTCTGCGCAAAGAGAATCAACATCTTCGCGAGCTATTGAGCGCTCAACTGGGACGCCAGCGAGTTGATGAAGTAAAG gaaaCTCCTTTCGATCTTTCAAAACTAATGCATGCTGAGGATGTAGAGATTGATGACGATATTGACGACGCCATTTCCAACAGTTCACTGACGCCAACGCCCACGCCCATACCGGCGGAGGCGGGTTCGAGCAGCGCGGCCAGCAGCCAAGTTCAGACAGCGGAAGCCATGAGAGTTAACAGCACTGAGGACAAGGAATAG